CCCAAAGCACGGCCGACCTCCCAGGCACTAATTTGTTGGTGCATCGTGTACCTACGGGGGACCACTCGCCGATGTGTGCGCCACCGAGGAGGTATGCGGAACGGGAGCGCACCGTGATCGCGGAACACGTGCGTGAAATGCTCGACGCGGGCATCATTCGGCCCTCTTAAAGCCCGTGGTCAGCGCCTGTCGTGCTTGTTCGGAAAAAGAATGGTTCTTTAAGATTTTGTGTAGATTACAGGCAGCTCAACAAGTGCACGACGCCCGATGCGTACCCACTACCTCTAATTGATGACGCTATTGAACGGTCCGTCATTCCAAGTTCTTTTCATCGCTTGATTTACGCGCGGGATACTGGCATATCAACGTCGCGGAAGAAAATAAGTGCAAGACTCCCTTTCGGACTCCTTcaggcttgtacgagtttaaccgCATGCCGTTTGGATTGCACACGGCTCCTTGTACCTTACAGCGCGCCATGAATTGGGTGCTAGGacctcttaaagggacactaaagagaaacaggaagttcagctggaataaaagaggaaccttcaggaatgcatgcagattttgttgggtgcaaaaatatgagttattagcggagaaattcgtaaacaaagactaaatatctcttcctcaatttctctcaccccagatttggcgctgaagcagtgtcgtcacagatttcattgctctcagcgaatcagaatgcgccatgatacgtcaccgcttgcgtaaacggccgaggcgctggatgcatcatggctgcatgcatggtcgctgcgtttgcgttcgccgcgatggataccgtagctgccgctgaaccttgcaacgaagagctcgccagggaagcaggactgcatttcagcgatattcagtgaaacggagcgcgaaatgatcctccgtgctcaagcggtaggtgtttccgcgtgcgatggcggtgagccgccggccgcgccggcggaaagcagagcttcgttttcgtcgacggaaggcgaggcgtccggtccgccaggcgacgatgttcccgacagaaaaAGCGTAGAAtattgcgcacgtactcggtatggttgtttcgtggctttatttaatgagattcagcactcaccgagccgccagtttgctgctgcaggggcaccggtagggggtttgatgaaggccgcaatgagggaacagctgctcgagaaaggactggcctctggggcacgccaagatactttctgagagcaggattatatacataatccaagggcgagaaatgcagagagcacaccatcagTTTCTCTGGCCCTTTTGCcgtttatcatcggcagagcgctgagccattgcgaacgtcgggagccggggctcatctcgcggcaccacatgaaaggatacaatcgagtcaacactgccgctgcccctgagcaagcgccttgggccatttataccaCCCTCAAGActacacacgaggcattttctggctgtttcccgcgaagtcaacgtttttcgagccacacaaccaaacactgtagagcggaacaggcgcgcgcgatgatgcatggagcaaaaactaATCTACGAAACTCTCACGACCGGATGTAGCCATGTATGGGTGTCCTGTGATgtagcgccatgccattttttcttatttatttaattttgcgctaaacttgtacttcctcgcttgaaacggtctaaaaagttggcaaatgctgtttatgtacgtttaaggtgtatttcattttgcgttatattaacagcgataaatcgctctcgaccaatcgcgaccggcctgtgtctgtaatctccgacgtcacgaacgtgcaCATGTAGTGTGGGAAATTCGAaagggcgtcagcacctatccttcagtttttcgctattttctcgcttattaaacatctgtttgcagtaagaatggtatgactgtgatcgtgaGATGATAATCTActatttaagctcaacttccggtttctcttcaGCGTCCCTTTAAGAACCAAGCTTGTGTCGTATATCTGGACGACATCTTGGTCGTTGGCACAACAGAAGAACAACATCTGCGCAATTTGGACGAAGTACTACACATGCTCTATGAGGCGGGGTTTCGGTTGAACCGCGACAAGTACCAGTTTGGTCTCTCCAAGATCTCATACCTAGGCCATACCTATTCTCCAAACGACATCCAGCCGCTCCCGGAGCGCATTGCTGCTGTGGACCAACTTGCCTGAAACAAGTTCAGTCGTTTGTGAGTATGGCTTCGTATATGCGCAGATTTATTCCCCACTTCGCATCGACTGCCGCTGCCCTGACCAATTTACTAAAAAAGGGAGCTTGTTTTGAATAGGGCGCCCCACAAGAAATCGCTTTTCTAACTTTGAAGCAGCAGTTAACTCACTGCCCCGTACTAAATCACTTCAATGACGACTGTACTACggaggtgcacacagatgccagccaGATGGGCCTTGGAACAGTACTATATAGTGCAACGTGACCCTGATGGTATCGAACGTATTgtcgcatatgcgagccgcaaACTTTCATATACAGAGCGTCACTACCACTCCAATGAGCTGGAATGTCTAGCGGTGCATGGTATGGAGTGTGGATGATNNNNNNNNNNNNNNNNNNNNNNNNNNNNNNNNNNNNNNNNNNNNNNNNNNNNNNNNNNNNNNNNNNNNNNNNNNNNNNNNNNNNNNNNNNNNNNNNNNNNccccccacacacacacacagaacgaTCCTGGCAGCCAATCATGATTAATGCGCCTATTCAATATGGCAATGACAAGTGAAGATGTCCCAAGTAAAGAATgctcaagagaaaaaaagtgtGACATGCCTGCCCTTCATTCTATCCCCACTTCAAAATAGTGAACTTACACAGTGCACCAGTACAAAATGTATGCGCCCCAGTGGTTCCGCAAGTAGGAGCACACTGTGGTAAGGTACAATGTGCATATGATAGCCGAGACCAGCATGTGTGGGGGACTGAGAAgacaacacacagcacaaacaggTAATTTGAAGAGAAGTAAGAGATGTATTTTGCCGACTTCCCATCCAAAGATCCTCCTCCATTCCCTTCCCCTCATCATCAATTATCACTACTTTTGctcctcttccccagtgcagagtaacAGGCCAGAGCACAGCTACTTGGGCAAACCTAGAACACTGCATGGGCCATTATTTCAGGCCCGACTGAGCCCAAGAGTGCCATGCGTGGCCGCCTGAGCCCAGCTTGGTGATTTCAAAGCTGGCCCGTACCCAGCCGGGGGCGAAAAGATTCAGGCTCGACCCGGCCCGGTTCAGTTTGATCAATAGACCTTGAGCTTATACGAAGCTAGGTTGAGTTTAgggttattgtgaagatactgatGTGATTAACgggcgccgggcggtcttcaagatGTATCAAGCatattttgccctgcatcccATCTTCCTGGCTACTCTGTAActttgagagaaataaacatttcattactagccgcaACCTCACAGAATATTATTCGATATGCACACACCATACACAAGGACAGTCAAGAAAATAGGGATGCatcaggctggcaactgccaccgagagtGGCACAACACCTGCTTACTCTTTCGGAAGGACAAGATATAAAAAAAGAAGATTATTTGCAAGAGACAGATTTCAGTGCGTCAGGTTTTCGCAAAGCTGCTGCTAAATAAAATAGGTACATCatttgatcaccatgctcgtgcttgaAAGCGTGATAAAATGACCATACTAGACTTTCCAACTAGTTGTGCTGCAACATATAgcaaaggcataggtgaacactcccGTAACTACCGCTAGCCATTTCATCTCACCTTGAAGTTCATATAATCATTGCAATGTACAGTGATGTAATCATGCCAATAAATTTGGCTCGAATGCACATTTAAGTACGTGCATATGGCTTTCAAGAATACCATATCACTGCCACTAGAAGCTGTTTAGCTCTTTAAACAGAAATTTGTGACCCACAAGGGTATAACGATTTGTGCAGACATATTGTAGGAACCATTGAATTTTACTGCTTTATTCAACTTCATATAATGGTGCTTGTAAATTTTCATTTGACAAACTTAGAGCCTGTTTTTGCAACATAGGCGcagactacggggggggggggggggggggggggggtgaaatgcACACACCATTGATAATTGAAATTGATAATTGAAATGATATGTGACTCAGCATTGCTtgtctttccagtaggtaatgctagcgactcatgaaagaaaaaaaacttatgataatttacaacatttattggggatggaaacatcgcaacgtgcatgcagaggccataaatatatatatttaactTAGTAAgggaagtgaggccaagccggattcactctaaatgagaatcaatagcagtcatgcgcagcagagcttttactaggactcggaaaaaaaaaaaaaagaggctgcagtttcaccggaaaggcgaagcagtattagtgatagcgaagcatataagacaattacacgaaggaagattcttcccgtataaatccgtgtaagagccgcaccccccaACTAGAgtgcaaatatatattttttaaattcgaaccgagaagcaatcgcgttcagcgctgaTTCCAATCGCGTTCCACTGcaaattttcccgcgcagcgtactttcgcgcgtcgcaactataaaaaaaaagtcggttacaacttaagaaTACAGGAGAGGCGGAGGGATAATACAAATGTAAAACAGTGGCAATTAAGGTTACATAACAAAAAACACGGTGACAAATAATGCAGTGCAGGCAGCATAACTAtctccaaaacaaaaaaggaaaacgaaagaaaacgactatatgtacaaatatatatgcatacatacacatacgtgttcatacataaatatatataaacacATATACGCACTTATAAACtctcataaatatatatagtagGCGAGCAAACACGAAAAAAAGTAACATCAATACATACGAACTGATCACATGTCAAGCAGTTGATTGAAGAATGCTGAATTTGATGTTTTAGAAACGGTGTCCTCAGACAGAGCCTTCCATTCATGATGGTttttggggaaaaaagaatacTTTAACAAGTTTGTTCTTGACTTCATTGGCCTTACTTTAATGTGTGTTCATGGCGATGGGATATGTAATGCGGGTTAAGCATGTATTTTGATTTCTTAATGCCAGTATTGTTGTAAATGATCTTATGAAAAAATTTGGAGACGCAAGCAACGCCGACGTTCGGCTAACATGCGCTAGGCATATTTTCATTTCTGTGATGCTACGGAGCTGCAATAGCTCCCAGTGATAAAGCGTGCTGCTTGGTTTTGTACGCGCTCTAGGATGTATTTAAGCTTGTCCTAATAAGGGTCATATATCGTGCACGCGTACTCAAGAATAGGCCTTACGTATGTCGTGTCTGTAGAACGACCTATGGAAAATAATgtaaacttcttctttctggggttttacgtgccaaaaccagttctgattatgaggcacgccgtagtggagagctccggaataattttgaccacctggggttctttaacgtgcactgcaactcAAGCACACccggcatttttgcatttcgaaatGCGGATGCCGCggcgggattcaatcccgcgacctcgtgctcagcagcgcaatgcgtTAGCTGACTGAGCCTCCGCGGCAGGTAAAAATGATGAAAACTGCCAGAACAATTAAATATTTGTCACCACCACGCTATACAGCTAGAAAATACATCAAAATAGcagtgaaattttttttctagGTGTATTTCCCTGAACGTTGTTCTCGTTTGTGCAAATTGGTATGCATATCATAGATTTATGTCTGTCTTTCACGTGTTTCCTGAACTTTTTCTTGTGAAGTTTAGTGACGATTGTCCAAGATATACCATTTTGCATATGTCAGTGAGCCGTTGTGTGTCTGAGTGTTTACATATGTCTTTCAGCAGTTACATGTAAATATAAAGCAATTGTTACAGTTGCATGTTCACTTTTTTGGGAATGTGTATATTTATAAGCCACAAAGATGCTTGCAGTGATAGGTTTTATTTTTATACAATCAAAAATGTGTTTTCACTTCATGTCGATCGCAGCACTGTCTGCCTTtatggaatgttttttttttttttttttttttttttttttttgggggggggtaACTAGTCAAGCTGTCTGTTCAGCTTTTTTTACCTTACCTCCCCCATCATGTTTATGAAAAaataaaggttattattattattatttatattattattattattattattattattattattattattattattattattattcctatccttgcacgtatcaaaatttcgTCGTTTGCGCGTTCCGAgagacaatcggtagtacttggcTGATGTACAGCCTCCCTCattccatcacgcgtcatttttaAGCGGCGacaatcagcgagaccggcagctCAAGTggactaagcactctcctgtgcaagagtcgtgtaatgcgatgttcccttcaggatgaCGTAGGACCATGTTATAGTGtcctcgcgcgatatagctaaaaatgcgggaggctgtacgtcccgttctggcttcgcgctattggctaatCGCTCATGGCAGTtccgagcgacgaattctagatttcgaGAACCGAGTGATCGAGCGCAAGAACGAGCGATccgttcgcgcgacggcccgtttcgtcacACGAAGCCGCCGCTCGTCACCGTTGCGCACAAAAGTGCTCTTATGCGGTTTAGGCTTCATTCGAACGCAGCCTCAACAATGTTAAACGTAGGAGCAAAGTGTACAAGAAAGCAGATATAGGTTAACCTATACCTGCTTTCTTGTACACATTGCTGTCGTCTACTGGCCTCAACATCTCCGCTCATTCGCATCTGCTAACTTGTACTTTGTAATACATTTCTTAAAGGATGACTTCGGTTCTGCACTCATCATACCGACAGTTCCTTTGGCCAGCTTCAGATACACATTTCATTAAATGTATGCAGAAATTGAGAGCACAGCTAGGTACGAACTCAGTCTCTGTTAACTGCCGCAGGGCATCCACACCTTGTTGTTTACTTAACAATATGCGTTCACTGAGCTGCTGTACGATTACAATTAAGTTATACTTAGCATGCCAACGCGAAGGTAATTTGCAGGGACTGACATCAAAACACGCCGTCAACTCATCTGTAGCCCCATCGTGACAGTGACTTCTTTCCTGCATGTGTAAGCGGAAAATTTCTTTAGATTATGTCAATTTTCTCTTTTCCCTAAGAACGACGCAAATTCCCTAGATCCAAAGAAATTCCCTAGGGTTGGCAGCCTGCAGTGGAGCAAGGGCAAGCGGCGGGGCACCAGCCAAAATCCAGTTAATTTCATCCAGCAAAGAAAACTTGGAATGAGACTGACGTAAGACAGGTTTTGTGAGGATCAGATTAATGTGTTCACGCGTAGTCGAATTAGTTTCTGAAGTCAATACAGTTAATTGTGAGAAATGTACGGCGCTTGACGACAGGCGGCGCCACATGCAGCAGTGTGCGTCCGCCTGTAGTCAGTGGTGGGGTGGGACGATGGCGTCTTGAGTCACCTCTCACGGTAGGAAAGTACTTTTGCGACTTTTTCCGCGTGCGGTAGGTTCGCGAGAGACATGATCTCGTGACTGCAAAAGGCTGTGCGTGAGGAGGGTGGCAAGGAGCAATCAAGCATTATGATTACTTTGTCGAAAAAGCTGAAGCAGAGCTCGCAGAACAACAACACAGAAGCTGTGCAAAGCTTGGTACCCGAGAGCGCCGGAGCAGTGCGCCGGGCTTCCGTTCGAGACAAGTTGCTCGTGCGCGAAGTGCAAGAAATGGAGGCCAACCTTCCAAATACGTGCACGCTCAAGTTTGATGATCCAGACGTTCTCCATCGCTTCGAGCTTATCATCACGCCGGAGGAGGGCTATTGGCAGGGTGGCCGCTTCGTATTTCTAGTCGAAGTTCCCGAAGACTACAACATGGTGCCTCCAAAGGTGAAATGTATGACTCGACTCTGGCACCCGAATATTAACGAGGAAGGAAACGTGTGTCTGAGTCTTCTGCGCGAAAGCTCCATCGACGGCATGGGCTGGGCGCCGACGCGGACGCTCAAGGAAATCGTCTGGGGTCTCAACGCGCTTTTCACGGACTTGCTCAACTTTGATGATCCTCTAGACAACGAGGCCGCTGAGCATTACCAAAGAGACAAAGAGGGCTTTAAAGCCAAAGTGCGCGAATACGTGCTTAACTACGCGAAGCGGTAAAGCGTGCATAGTTGGAGCGCGGCGCCGCTGCTGTTCCCGGCGCCGGGCTCTTCGTGGCGGCCTGATCTGTTGCCATTATCTGGTGACCTTGTGCTGTGTGTCTGGATCATTTGCATCTATCAGTTTCGTGTGTTTCTCTACAGAGTACAAACGAAGTCTACACTAGCGCGACCTCGTGAATAAAGCTATCTTTGAATTGTCTGCAAATTCAAGTGTGACCGAGAACGGGGGAGGGCTTTCCAGCTTGCATCAACCTTGCGGCTTAACCATAAAAATTATGCTTCGAATGGTGTGTCACAAAGTGTACAAGAGTATTCAAGCACCAGGCAGATGCACGGCTATGATAAGCAGCCTGAGTAGCGTATTCGCATGAGAGCTAGCGTCAGAAAATATACCTATCGTTGAAATTTTCCTCGGGCAGCTGATGGAGGCAGGGGTAGAAACGAAAACGCATTAGTCATTTGGCGCGCAGTATGTTCGCGCTTGTCCAGTTACCCTGTATGAGAGGAAAAAGAAAGCACTGAGCACTCCTAACCATTTTGTGCCGAGTAGTTCGAATCAACCGTAAAGCAATGGAGTGTTTTACTTCGGATGTTGTGCATAGTTGTTATGAGTAAGCCCGGTACTAGTTTACCTTAAAATAGTTCATTTTAAGTAGTGTGAATCATTCTCCTGAGTTTCTCTTTTGCTTCTCTTTTGCGTTTTCGACCGAGGGCTTGCGTTTAAATCTGCTCTGCTCAACTGTGCATGTCTTGTAAGCAAGTGTTACATGATCTGAGCTAGGTGTAGTGCTTAGCTTATCTCCGTTGCTACTGACCGCGAAGAGAAAAATGTAATTTGTTTTTGCACCAGCACTTGGAGATGCAAGGTTTGTTCCGAAGAAAGTGTGCGAAGGCGGGATACAGAGGACAAGAAGTAGACAAAATGAACCGTGCTAAACCATTGccaacaaccactggtttatcgCGTGCTCGCTTCTTTCATGCAAAATGAAGCACACGCGTAATGAGAAAAGACCATACTGCTTCATCAAACACGTGACTAGAAATATGCGAACACATCTGAAGTACGGCTCCATGGCACCACAAACCCAGCTGCTGCATGCCGTTAATGTGTATGCGGTGGGAAGGGGGTGATTGTTGGTATCTTACGTACGGTTACTCCAGCAGAGTATGTATGTGCTCACATAGATTTTTGCTAAATTCACGTGGATGATGACGCGCGTTAAGAAAGCTGCGATGAGAGTGCGCAAAACGGACGGTGCATCCGCAACATTTGTGGAAACGCCAATAAGCCCCTCAAATCTGAATCTGTGGTTGTTGGGAGTCTTGGAGGCTCGCACGAGTCTCGGAACCAGGGTTTCCGTGCCGTCGCAACCTTGTTGCGCCCTTTCGTCGCCAGATGTCGCAACACCCTCAGCCTCAGTttgtgttcggctagaaggagatgaggcaatggaacatataagaacaatgatgacagaataatttaaagaacgaaacgtagcatgtgctcaatcaggtgaggatagactagttagtgcagtggctccacttgaacaaagcgagtgggaaagggcagagaagagggttcctagtagcacgtcgacaggtcctgatggcatcccaattatgttaataaagacattgggcccaaaatctaagaaagcattaagagaggcagtgagcaaaatgataatggacgataagcccccgacgggtggagactgagcaggatgagcatgatatataagggaaagggggtcaaagccgacataaacaactaccgtcagaaacagtgacgtcagtggtttacagggtggtgatgcagattataaaggacagactgcaggcatgggtggagagcgaggaggtgctgggggaactac
The DNA window shown above is from Dermacentor silvarum isolate Dsil-2018 chromosome 1, BIME_Dsil_1.4, whole genome shotgun sequence and carries:
- the LOC119431286 gene encoding NEDD8-conjugating enzyme UBE2F yields the protein MITLSKKLKQSSQNNNTEAVQSLVPESAGAVRRASVRDKLLVREVQEMEANLPNTCTLKFDDPDVLHRFELIITPEEGYWQGGRFVFLVEVPEDYNMVPPKVKCMTRLWHPNINEEGNVCLSLLRESSIDGMGWAPTRTLKEIVWGLNALFTDLLNFDDPLDNEAAEHYQRDKEGFKAKVREYVLNYAKR